The DNA window AGGCACCAGCCCAGCGTCGGGTCGACCGGGCCGCCCAGCCACCCGGGCTGCTCGTGCCCAGGCGCGTCGGCCATCAGCTCGGACACACTCTGCGGCAGGGGTGCGTTCACGATCAGACCCATGGCCCCACTCTTGTCGTGCTCCAGCAGCAGGATCACGGTGCCCTCGAACGTCTCGCCGTGCATGTGGGGACTGGCGACCAGAAAGGTGATGGGCCCGCTCATGCCGCCCAGGATAGACCGTGGGAGCAGGTGCAGAAAGCGGGGTCCGCGCCGATGTGGCACTTCATCCCGCGTGCAGACGAATCCAATCTGTGCTGTGGAAAGACCGGTGCGGATGTTCACCGGTTCGCTCGGTGTCTCGCACACTCGCTTCGCCCAGGGTCGCCGGCTCATCCCACGGCCGTGTCAGTAGGTGATGGTGCGGGTGATGGTCTCGAAGGGCCGATCCTGGACACGGCCCGTCTGCGTGATCCAGTTGCCGTGGTCGTCGTAGGTCCATGTCCAGCGTTCCTGCACGTCACCCAGGTCCGCGAACTGCAGGCTGGTCACCCGTCCGGCCGCGTCGGTGGTGTAGGTCTGCCGCACGACGAGCTGGTTGCCCTGCGTGGCCTCGCTCCCCGTCAGGTGACCGTCGCTGCCGTAGACATAGGTGGTCACGACTGGAGTGGTGTCTCCATTCGTTCCAGGCGCGGAACTGCTGGACTCGGTGGTCACGAGCCGGCCCTGCAGGTCCACGGTGGCCACGCGGGTGAAGCGGATGGTGCCCGCCAGCGTGACCCGTTCAGAGGTCTGCCGGCTGCGCGCGGAGTAGGTGCAGCTCACCTGGAGTTTGACGGCGGAGAGCGTGTCGTTCTCGAAGACGCCCGTGAGCGTGCTCAGGCGGCCGAGCGTGTCGAAGGTGGCGGTGATGGGACGTGCCGGGGTCAGAAGCACCTTGTCGATGGTCAGCTCGCTCTTGCCAGCCAGGAGCGCCGTCAGGGCGTCGGAGGCCCGCTGGTAGGTCCCGCGCACGGTGTTCTGCTGGAGCGCACCGAACCGCCACACGCTCTGGGTGGCCCCGCCCTGCACGCTGCGGTGCACCTGCACGGGCCGTCCCGCCTGGAAGGTGGAGGTGCGGGTGCTAAGGGCTGGCGGAGCGTCGGGCTGGCCCTGCATCCACCGGGTCGAGGTCTCCACGACCACCCGCGGCTGTCCGGCGAACGTCTGGAACACGGCGCGTTCCTCACCGGGAGCGTCGAAACAGAAGGCGGCCTGGGCACTGGAGGCCGCGCACAGGAGAACGCAGAGCACGGAGCGCATCGTTCGGCAGTCTAGGGGACGGGCGCAGGGAGCAGCACGCACAACCCCCACCGCAGAGGGTGGGGGTCGGTCGAGGAGATCGGGGTTATGCGCTGGCGCCGGCGCCGCGCCGCGACGTGCGGCGTTTGGTGGGGGGCACCACCGCCGCGCTGCCGTCACGCGGGGTTTCCAAGGCCTTTAGGCCGCCGACCAGGGCGACGCTGAGCACCTCGTCCACGGTCTCACAGGGGTGGAAGGTCATGCTGGCGCGCAGGTGCGCGGGAATGTCGCGGATGTCGCCCTCGTTCGCCTTGGGCAGGATGATGTGCTTGATGCCGGCGCGCCGGGCACCCAGCACCTTCTCCTTGAGGCCGCCGATGGGCAGGTAGCGGCCCGTGAGGGTCATCTCGCCGGTCATGGCGACGTCGTGCCGGGCGGGAATGCCCGAGAGCGCACTGATCAGGCTGGTGACCATCGCTCCGCCCGCGCTGGGGCCTTCCTTGGGAATCGCGCCGGCCGGGACATGCACGTGGATCTCACTGTCGTCCACGCGGGCCTTGTCGATGTGGAAGCGCTCGGCGTTCGCCTTGATGTACGTCAGCGCCGCTCTGGCCGATTCCTTCATCACGTCACCGAGCTGCCCGGTGAGCACCAGACCCTTGCCGGGGCTGATCGAGGTCTCGACGAACAGGATGTCCCCGCCGACTGGCGTGTAGAACATGCCGGTCGACACGCCGACCATGTCCTCCTTGTTCTCCGTTTCCGGGCTGTGGCGCGACTGGCCCAGGTAGCGGTCGAGCTCCTTGTCCGTGACCTTCACGCGCTTGACCTCGCCGGTGGCGATGCGGCGGGCGACCTTGCGGGCGACCGTGCCGACCTCGCGCTCCAGGTTGCGCACGCCGGCCTCGCGGGTGTAGTGCGAGATCAGCTTTTCCAGGCTGGCGTCCGTGAAGGTGATCTGGTTGGACTTCAGGCCGTTCGCAGTGAGCTGGCGGGGCAGCAGGTAACGCTTGGCGATCTCGAGCTTCTCCTGCTCGATGTAGGAGTTGAACTCGATGACTTCCATGCGGTCCATCAGGGCCGGGGGAATCTGCTCGGGGTAGTTCGCGGTGGCGATGAACATGACCTCACTGAGGTCGAAGGCCACGCCCAGGTAGTGGTCGGTGAAGTTCTGGTTCTGCGCCGGGTCGAGCACTTCCAGCAGCGCGGCCGAGGGATCGCCCTGGTAGCTGCTGCCCAGCTTGTCCACCTCGTCGAGCAGGATGACGGGGTTCTTGGTGCCGGCGGTGCGCAGGCCCTGCACCAGGCGGCCGGGCATCGCGCCGATGTAGGTGCGGCGGTGACCACGGATGTCGCTCTCGTCACGGGCGCCGCCCAGCGCGATGCGGACGTACTTGCGGCCCAGCGCCTTGGCGATGCTCTGCGCGATGGAGGTCTTGCCGACGCCGGGAGGGCCGGTGAACACCAGGATCGGCCCCTTGTTGACGTCCTCCGCGCTGAGTTCGCCGCGCTCTGCGCGTTCCTTACGCAGGCGCCGCACGGCCAGGAACTCCAGCACGCGGTCTTTGACCTTGTCCAGGCCATAGTGGTCGTCGTCGAGCACCTGCGCGGCCTCGGCCACGTCCAGGCGGTCTTCGCTGCGGGTGTTCCACGGCAGCTCGGTGATCCACGTGAGGTAGGTGCGGATCACGCTCGCCTCGGCCGCGTCGGGGTGCATGCGGGCCAGGCGGTTGACCTCGCGGTCCACTTCCTTCTTGATCTCGGGCTTGAGGTCCAGCGCCTCGATCTTGGCGCGGAAGGCCTCGGCCTCGTCGCCGTCCTCGCCGTCCTCACCGCCCTGGAGTTCCTTCTGGATGACCTTCATCTGCTCGCGCAGGTAGTACTCGCGCTGGTTCTTGTCGATCTCTTCCTTGACCTGCGCGCGGATCTTGGCCTGCACGGCCTGCACTTCCTGCTCGGTGTCGAGCAGCGTGAGCAGCTTGCGGATGCGGGCGGTGACGTTCGAGGCTTCCAGCAGCGCCTGCTTGTCCTCGAGCTTGAAATCGAGGTTGAAGGCGATGTGGTCGGCCATCTCGCCGATGTCGTCCTTGCCGTTGATGGTCTGCACGGCCTCGGCGTTGAGCTTGCCGCCCGAGACGATCAGCTCGAACTTCTCCTTGAGTTCACGGCTCAGCGCCTGGAGTTCCACGGCCTTGTCGGGCGCGGCGTCCAGCGGGGTGATGTCGGCACGCAGGTAGTCGCCGCGGGTGTAGCCGCTGGCCTTAACGCGGGCCACGGCGGACACCAGCATCTGCACGGTGCCGTCGGGGTTCTTGCGCACGCGCAGCACGTTGCACGCGGTGCCGATGTCGTACAGGTCGCTGCCCTGCGGGTCGTCCACGTCCTTGTCGCGCTGCGACACGATCAGGATGACCTTCTCGCCGGCAAGGGCCGCCTCGATGGCGTTGATGGACAGAGACCGGCTGGCGTCGATGTGCTGCACCATGGTCGGGTAGATCACGCTGCCACGCACCGGGCAGACAGGGACGTTTTTGGGGAGACTGACACTCTCGGTGGGCATTGCGGACTCCTTTCGCCCAGGTGGTGCTCTGGTCGGGTTGCCGGTTTGGAAAATGAAGCGCTTTACCGGCGAACTTGAGTGCGAGTATATCAAGTTTAGTGGAATGGAGCAAGCAACCCTGCCCCCTCCGCCAACCGGCCTACTTCCCGTGTCTCACGCTGAAAGTCTACGCCCGGGCACCTGACAGCAACCTCACGCAAGCTGACGAAGGGTTCACCGAGGCGAGGGCCGACCCCGCTCCGCGATACTGCGCGTCATGCCCCGCGTGCACTTCCGTATTTCCCACCGTTCGCCCGCTCGGCCCCCCGGCACCCTGTTCCTGACCGGCGACCACCGCGCGTGGAGCAGCGACCCCGCGGGCTGGACCTTCGGCCCGGACGGCACGCTGGACGCCGAACTGCCGGACGGCACCCTGCTGGGTGTCAAGGTGCGCTGCGTGGCCCCGGACGGCACCGTCACCGAGGAAGGCGACGCGTGGGGCGGCCGCGCCCCCGCCCACACCGTCGTCGTGCGCGGCGACACCGAGGTGCGGCTGGACGTGGCCGGGTGGCAGGACGGAGGAGAAGGACGCAGCCGCCCCGCCCGCAGCCTTCCACCCACCGCTGAGCTGATCCTGACCGCGCCGTGGGGTGAGCAGCCCGTGCGGTTGTGGGAGCCCTCGGGCGCGTCCGGAACGCTGCCGCTGCTGATCCTCCATGACGGCCAGAATGTGTTCGACGAGGGGCCAAGTTTCGCCGGCGAGAGCTGGGACGCCGCCGGGGCCGCGCAGGCCCTCGCGGACGCCGGGCACCCCCTGCGGATCGCCGCGTTGCCCGTGAACGAGGAGCGCAGCCGCCGCTACGTCCCGTTCCCCTTCGAGTTGAACGGCCACCGGCCCGGCGCGGACGAGTACTGCAACTGGATCCGGGATGTGCTGCGCCCCGCTCTGGCCGCCCGCTGGGGCGACACGCCACCCGCGCAGACCACGCTGGCCGGGTCCTCCTTCGGTGGCCTGATCACGCTGTATGCCGGACTGCGCGATCCGGACGCCTACGGCACGCTGGGTGTCTTCAGCCCCGCCGTGTGGCCCGCCGACTTCGAGCTGCTGCGCTGGATGGAGGGCCGCTCAGCTCCCCGCGCCCGCGTGTGGCTCGACATGGGCGACCACGAGGGCGGCAGCCTCCAGGGCGCGGCCGAGGTGGTGCAGCTCACCCATGACCTCGCCGCGCGGCTGCGGCCCCACGTGCAGGACGTGCGCGTCACCATCGGCGCGGGCCACTGGCACGACGAGGCCGCGTGGCGCGCGAGGTTCCCTGCCTTCCTGCGCTGGTGGCTGCGGGCGGACGCTACGCCAGCGTCACGTTCAGCCGCTGCACGCCGCGCAGCACCGGATTCGGCTTGAAGGGCGGGTCCGTGTCCGTCACCGTCAGGTCCGGAAAGCGTGTGGCCAGCGCAGCGAAGGTCTCCGAGATCTCCAGCCGCGCCAAGCTGGCCCCCAGACAGTAGTGCGGCCCCGCCGCGAAGGCCAGGTGTCGCCCCGCGTTCGGCCGCTCCCAGTCGATGCGGCCGGGATCCGGGAAGACCTCCGGGTCGCGGTTCGCGGCGCCCAGCATGAGCTGCGCGAAGCTGCCGGCCGCCAGCGTCACGTCGCCCACCGTAACCGGCCCGCCCAGGCCGCGCCCGTCGAACTGCACGGGGGAGACCACCCGCAGCAGCTCGTCCGCCACGCCGCCGTGCCGGGGCTGCTCGACCAGGGCGGCCCACGCCTCCGGCTGCCTCGACAGTTCCAGCAGGCCGCCGGGAATCAGGTTGCTGGTCGTCTCGTGCCCGGCTGTCAGGAGCAGCACCGCGTTCGACAGCAGCTCGTCGCCACTCAGCTTCTCGCCCCCGTCCTGGGCCGCCGCGAGGGCCGAGAGCAGGCCCGGCTGCGGGCGCGCGCGCAGGTCGTCCGCCAGGCCCGCGAAGAAGGCGCGCATCTCGCGGGCGTCCGCGTCGATCCGGGCCATCAGCTCGGGCGAGTTCTCCGACCCGGCCAGCAGGTCCGCCACGCTCTGCGACCAGCGCACGAAGCGCGCCTCGTCCTCGCCGCCCAGGCCCAGCATGCCCATGATCACCCGCGCCGGCAGCGGGTTGGACACGTCCGCCACGATATCCCCGCCGCCCCGCGCCGCCAGCTTCGTCAGCAGGTCGTCGAGCAGTGACCGCACCAGTTCCCGCTGCTCCTCGACCACGCGGGGCGTGAAGGCCGCGCTGACCAGCCCGCGCAGCCGCTGGTGAGACAGCCCGTTGTGGAACAGCATCATCGAGCGCAGGAGCTGCACTCCGTCCGACGCGGGCGCGTCCGGCCCCGGCATGCCCGAGCCGCTCAGCGCATGGGCCGAGCGCAGCACCGCCGAACACGACGCGTGCCCGCTCAGGAACACCCCCGGCCACTCCGGGAAGGCCCCCTCCAGCACGCCCTGCGTACTCAGCGCCCGCACGCGCTCGTAGCCGGGATACGGATCCGGCACGGCGTCCGGATGCCACAGGGCCTGGACGGCCGCCTGCACGTCGGTCATGGTCTCGGGGAGCGTCATGCCCCAGCGTGCGCCCCGCTCTACTCGACCGCCAAGTCCGTGCGTCGAGTAGAGTGCCCCCATGCCGGAAACGTGGCAGCGCGTGACCGACCCCGCCAGCGTGAAGCTGTTCCTGGACAGCGCCATGATGGGCACCCTCGAACACCTGATGCTGGGCGAGCACAGCGCCTCCAGCCTCGCCCGCACCCTGCACGCGCCGCTGAATGCCGTGCACCACCGCGTCCGCCGCCTCGTCGCCGCCGGCCTCGCCGCCGAAACCCGCACGGAGCCCCGGCGGGGCCGGCCGATCCGCTATTACCGCGCCACCTCCGACGCTTACCTCGTCCCGTACGACGCGACGCCCCTGACCTCCGTGGAAGACCTGGTGGGCCTGCACGAGACCGGCTTCGCCCGGCGCTTTCTGAGCGCCGTCGTGGCCGCCGGCCGCACCCTGGTCGTGAACGAGCGCGACATCGGCCTGCGCGTGTTCCGTGACGGCAGCACGGTCAGCGTGGACATCACGCCCCGCGCGGGCGAATTCACCCTGGACGAGTTTCTCGCGCCGGACTCGCCGGTGCTGCTGCTGAACTGGGGTGAGCTGCGGCTGACCCGCGAGGATGCCAAGGCCATG is part of the Deinococcus metalli genome and encodes:
- a CDS encoding cytochrome P450 — translated: MTLPETMTDVQAAVQALWHPDAVPDPYPGYERVRALSTQGVLEGAFPEWPGVFLSGHASCSAVLRSAHALSGSGMPGPDAPASDGVQLLRSMMLFHNGLSHQRLRGLVSAAFTPRVVEEQRELVRSLLDDLLTKLAARGGGDIVADVSNPLPARVIMGMLGLGGEDEARFVRWSQSVADLLAGSENSPELMARIDADAREMRAFFAGLADDLRARPQPGLLSALAAAQDGGEKLSGDELLSNAVLLLTAGHETTSNLIPGGLLELSRQPEAWAALVEQPRHGGVADELLRVVSPVQFDGRGLGGPVTVGDVTLAAGSFAQLMLGAANRDPEVFPDPGRIDWERPNAGRHLAFAAGPHYCLGASLARLEISETFAALATRFPDLTVTDTDPPFKPNPVLRGVQRLNVTLA
- a CDS encoding ArsR/SmtB family transcription factor, producing the protein MPETWQRVTDPASVKLFLDSAMMGTLEHLMLGEHSASSLARTLHAPLNAVHHRVRRLVAAGLAAETRTEPRRGRPIRYYRATSDAYLVPYDATPLTSVEDLVGLHETGFARRFLSAVVAAGRTLVVNERDIGLRVFRDGSTVSVDITPRAGEFTLDEFLAPDSPVLLLNWGELRLTREDAKAMQRELHTLHARYAARSGPERYLFRLGLTRDLQE
- a CDS encoding alpha/beta hydrolase, which translates into the protein MPRVHFRISHRSPARPPGTLFLTGDHRAWSSDPAGWTFGPDGTLDAELPDGTLLGVKVRCVAPDGTVTEEGDAWGGRAPAHTVVVRGDTEVRLDVAGWQDGGEGRSRPARSLPPTAELILTAPWGEQPVRLWEPSGASGTLPLLILHDGQNVFDEGPSFAGESWDAAGAAQALADAGHPLRIAALPVNEERSRRYVPFPFELNGHRPGADEYCNWIRDVLRPALAARWGDTPPAQTTLAGSSFGGLITLYAGLRDPDAYGTLGVFSPAVWPADFELLRWMEGRSAPRARVWLDMGDHEGGSLQGAAEVVQLTHDLAARLRPHVQDVRVTIGAGHWHDEAAWRARFPAFLRWWLRADATPASRSAAARRAAPDSA
- the lon gene encoding endopeptidase La, translating into MPTESVSLPKNVPVCPVRGSVIYPTMVQHIDASRSLSINAIEAALAGEKVILIVSQRDKDVDDPQGSDLYDIGTACNVLRVRKNPDGTVQMLVSAVARVKASGYTRGDYLRADITPLDAAPDKAVELQALSRELKEKFELIVSGGKLNAEAVQTINGKDDIGEMADHIAFNLDFKLEDKQALLEASNVTARIRKLLTLLDTEQEVQAVQAKIRAQVKEEIDKNQREYYLREQMKVIQKELQGGEDGEDGDEAEAFRAKIEALDLKPEIKKEVDREVNRLARMHPDAAEASVIRTYLTWITELPWNTRSEDRLDVAEAAQVLDDDHYGLDKVKDRVLEFLAVRRLRKERAERGELSAEDVNKGPILVFTGPPGVGKTSIAQSIAKALGRKYVRIALGGARDESDIRGHRRTYIGAMPGRLVQGLRTAGTKNPVILLDEVDKLGSSYQGDPSAALLEVLDPAQNQNFTDHYLGVAFDLSEVMFIATANYPEQIPPALMDRMEVIEFNSYIEQEKLEIAKRYLLPRQLTANGLKSNQITFTDASLEKLISHYTREAGVRNLEREVGTVARKVARRIATGEVKRVKVTDKELDRYLGQSRHSPETENKEDMVGVSTGMFYTPVGGDILFVETSISPGKGLVLTGQLGDVMKESARAALTYIKANAERFHIDKARVDDSEIHVHVPAGAIPKEGPSAGGAMVTSLISALSGIPARHDVAMTGEMTLTGRYLPIGGLKEKVLGARRAGIKHIILPKANEGDIRDIPAHLRASMTFHPCETVDEVLSVALVGGLKALETPRDGSAAVVPPTKRRTSRRGAGASA